AAATCCAGGGTATGCATTAAAAAAGTAGTTTTTTCATTATTAAAAAAATTATCTAAAGTTATATTTGATAATATTACTGTTTTCTAACTGATTTTGTGAAAAATCGAGTAAATACATAAGTATAGAGTTAATTTAAATATAATAGCATAATTTAATTAAGTCGACTAAAAATATTATTGCATTAATAAATCAATTTGTTTAATTAATATTTCAGCAATAATAAGTTATTTCTAAGGTTTTCAATAATATTAAATGAATAATGTAAAAATATATCCTATCATACTTTGTGGCGGTATTGGTGCCAGGTTATGGCCTCTTTCAAGGAAATCCTACCCTAAACAATTTTTAAATTTATTTAATGAAAGAAGCCTTTTACAAGAAACAGTACTTAGAGTTTGTAATTCAAATTTTTTCACTTCATGTGTTTTTTTAGGCAATATTAATTATAGGTTTTTAATTAAAAATGAAATAGAGCGGATTAATATAAAAGATTACAAGCTAATCTTAGAGCCATATAGTAAAAATACCGCACCGGCTGTTACATTAGCTGCTTTGCAATTAATGGAATCCGATTCTTAAGCGGTAATGCTTATTATGCCGTCCGATCATTATATCGGTGATAATTCGGCATATTTGCAAGCTATCGAAAAAGCATATTGCCATGCTTTAAACGGGAAAATTATTACGTTCGGTATTGTCCCGAATTACGTGCATACAGGTTACGGCTATATACGCGAAGGGAAGCAGATTGCAGCAGATGATAATATATTTTCCGTTAAAGAATTTGTAGAGAAACCGGACGAAGAAAAAGCTAGAGAATATATTGCCTCAAATAAATACAGCTGGAATAGCGGTATGTTTATGGTAAAAGCTAAAACTTATTTGAAGGAATTAAGTAAATACAGGCTTGATATCTATAATGCATGCATTAATACACTTCGGTATTCTAAACTGATAGGTAATGAAGTAATTTTAGATGCAGAAAGCTTTGTTGATTGTCCTGCTGAGTCCATTGATTACGCAGTTATGGAAAACACTAAGTTAGGGTGTGTGGTAAAAGCGGATATGAATTGGAATGATATAGGTTCGTGGGAGAATGTATGGGATATTAGCTCTAAGGATGAGAGCGGCAATGTTTGTGAAGGTGAGGTAAATATAAAAGAATGCCGGGATTCTTATTTCTTTACACAAGATAAAAAGTTAATAACCGCCTTGGGGCTAAAAGATATAATTATTATACAAACGGGTAATGCAACTTTGGTTTTACCGAAATCCCGCACACAAGAAGTAAAAAAGCTCGTAAGCCAAATAGAGGCAGATAATCGGGAAATAGTTACACATGATACTAAAGTTGCCAAGCCTTGGGGTAGTTATGAAGTATATGCTGATAAACCTAATTTTAAGATAAAGAAAATAATTATAACTCCGGGTAATAAAATATCATTACAAAGCCATGACCACAGAGCTGAACACTGGATAGTGATAAAAGGCATAGCTACGGTTACCAGAGGTAAGGAAAAATTCGACTTAAAAGAAAATGAATCCACTTTTATACGTCCTAAAGAAGTGCATAGGCTGGAAAATAAACAAGATATGGATTTACATATTATTGAAGTACAAACAGGCAGCTATTTCGGAGAGGATGATATTGTAAGGTATGATAGTGAAATAAAAATATGTTAACCATTACATAGATTATTATACAAAAAGTTAACTATTATTTAAAACTTCTTTATAAATTTATCAATTAATAAAAAAGTACCTTGCTTATGAGCTTAATTTACACTATAATTCCATTTTAAATAACGAATTATAGTAAAAAGATGGTTTCTTGCTCAAATTTTAATAATAACCAATGTAAGTTTGATTTTTATAGAATTTTAGATGTTGATAAAAATTCAAACGAAAAGGAGATTAAAAAGGCATTTAAGAAGCTTGCAGTGAAATATCATCCTGATAAAGGTGGGGATAAAGCAAAGTTTATAGAAATAAACAATGCTAAGGATGTTCTTACAGATCCTACTCTTAAGTACTGTTATGATACTACGTGTTTTACTGGTTTTGGCAGCAAGCACTCTTATTCATCTTATAAGGGCTCAAGCTATAGTGGATCTTCCAGTAGTAATAAAAATAGTGGTAATAAGAACTCTGACTATGGTAGCTATAGCAAATCCTCCTCATCAGGCAACAAGGGAAGTAGTGATAATAAGAGCTCTGATTATAGTAGCTACAGCAAATCCTCTTCAGGGGGTAATAAGCAAGGAGATTATAAATGGGAATATAAAGCTAGCTGTAGCAGTTGGTATGAAAAAAAATTAATGTGCTCTGGTTTCGATGACGTTCATGTTAGCAGTATTTTTAACTCATTATCAAACAAGTTCTCTACCATACTAGGAAAGCTTTATGCTTTAGCCACTATTCACCATACCAATTATTTTACAATCAAAGATTCTCATTGCAATGTAGTGGCGGAAATAAGCGGTAATCCAGGCAAATTTAGTAAAGCATATCTTGATAATTTTGAAAATTTATTTATACATCATGAGGGATGTAGAAAGAGTAGTTCTAATAATTATATACTTGAATCTTCAAAAGCTTTGTTAGCTTCTAGTATAGCATCAATGAAAAATAAATACGATATTTACAGTGAGTACAAGCACCATATTCATGCATTTAATAGTGCAGGAGAGAAGGTCGCGGAAATTAAAGGCGATCCGATGCAGTTTCATACCGAATATTTAAAAAACTTTGATATGCTTTATTTTGCTCACGAAATAATACTCTAGTTTAATTGCCTTATCTATAGCTAATAATTTAGCGTACATAATTGCCATTTATAAATGAATGGTATATTATTAGCAGCATTTAATAAATTATTTTGAAATGAGAGAAGATCTACCCTTATGGGAGTAAGATTTATTTATAATCGGATTAAAGAAATTGTGTGCTGCTTTTTACGCCCCGGGTATCTTATTAAAAAGATTGAGGTGGGTGCAAGGTTTAATCTGCTGGTGGCTCTGTGCTTCCTAACTTTTTGCTCTTTATTAATTTGCATGATACCCGGTATTTTTATTTTTATGATAAAAATATTTCTCACAAAGCTTATTAAAAGAGAGGTTAATA
Above is a genomic segment from Candidatus Jidaibacter acanthamoeba containing:
- a CDS encoding DnaJ domain-containing protein, producing MVSCSNFNNNQCKFDFYRILDVDKNSNEKEIKKAFKKLAVKYHPDKGGDKAKFIEINNAKDVLTDPTLKYCYDTTCFTGFGSKHSYSSYKGSSYSGSSSSNKNSGNKNSDYGSYSKSSSSGNKGSSDNKSSDYSSYSKSSSGGNKQGDYKWEYKASCSSWYEKKLMCSGFDDVHVSSIFNSLSNKFSTILGKLYALATIHHTNYFTIKDSHCNVVAEISGNPGKFSKAYLDNFENLFIHHEGCRKSSSNNYILESSKALLASSIASMKNKYDIYSEYKHHIHAFNSAGEKVAEIKGDPMQFHTEYLKNFDMLYFAHEIIL